One Rhizoctonia solani chromosome 1, complete sequence DNA window includes the following coding sequences:
- a CDS encoding tetrahydrofolylpolyglutamate synthase, with protein MSSRKYVSDSSSDVEVIEDSEPERQERLAQLRLTKKQSQKEVATEVFSQSQTWISRVDALTQKSVPSTSGRTTSTASIGAPPRNEAQSPIRRAEVSSARAGKPAPPPWLASTTNSALGDLSPNRPYSKTVSLKSSSQPSPAKQIDLNSFAYQKRTIERSASYSNSSRPKSGSKNKDQVVSLVASSSDVSKASKHAPAKKRGRRAEPESPVLQPVEDTRKIILERGAALLGVAPVLDAESQQDVIPGISTESQLSKEKQEEEEEARYTIYPNVCSKQDWRAPKVIW; from the exons ATGTCGAGTCGAAAATATGTATCAGACTCTTCTTCGGATGTGGAGGTGATCGAAG ACTCTGAACCAGAGCGACAGGAGCGCTTGGCCCAGTTGAGACTCACGAAAAAACAGTCGCAGAAAGAGGTTGCAACGGAAGTGTTTAGCCAAAGTCAAACTTGGATATCGCGGGTTGATGCGTTAACTCAAAAATCTGTACCTTCGACATCCGGTAGAACAACAAGCACCGCGAGCATCGGAGCTCCGCCACGGAACGAAG CGCAATCACCCATTCGCCGAGCCGAGGTTTCGAGTGCGCGCGCCGGTAAACCCGCGCCGCCCCCTTGGCTAGCCTCTACCACAAATTCAGCCCTGGGGGACCTGTCACCAAATCGTCCTTATAGCAAAACGGTCTCTCTCAAGTCATCGAGCCAACCTTCCCCAGCCAAACAGATTGATCTCAACAGCTTTGCCTACCAAAAGCGTACCATTGAACGTTCTGCGAGCTACTCGAACTCCTCGCGCCCTAAAAGCGGCTCTAAAAACAAAGACCAAGTTGTTTCTTTGGTTGCATCTTCTTCCGACGTATCCAAGGCCTCC AAGCATGCCCCTGCCAAGAAACGAGGTCGTCGAGCCGAGCCCGAGAGTCCAGTCCTACAGCCTGTTGAAGACACCCGTAAGATTATTCTGGAACGTGGCGCTGCATTACTAGGCGTGGCACCTGTTCTTGATGCTGAGAGTCAACAGGATGTGATACCTGGAATATCAACCGAAAGCCAGCTTTCAAAAGAaaaacaagaagaagaagaagaagcaaggTATACCATCTACCCAAACGTTTGCTCCAAGCAAGATTGGAGAGCGCCCAAGGTTATTTG GTGA
- a CDS encoding tetrahydrofolylpolyglutamate synthase has protein sequence MSNDATFGAFGTIDPLDLDDLDDRSPSPSLRYRPPSIPMSHLLRCHAESHSERSGTPKKEYSMGRPQSVTPPITHDSLANHICELSIRENDMMSGQFLRGRSNSPRQSVKSGSRSRKSPNLLERSLNLLPVVRE, from the exons ATGTCTAACGATGCCACGTTTGGCGCATTTGGTACCATCGA CCCTCTCGATTTAGACGACCTAGACGACCGCAGCCCTAGTCCT TCGCTTCGCTATCGTCCTCCATCAATTCCCATGTCCCATTTGCTCCGTTGCCACGCAGAGAGTCATTCGGAGAGGAGTGGGACTCCCAAGAAGGAGTATTCAATGGGAAGACCACAGTCGGTCACGCCCCCTATCACCCACGATTCACTTGCTAATCATATATGCGAGCTTTCTATCCGCGAGAACGACATGATGTCTGGGCAGTTTCTTCGGGGGCGTTCTAACTCCCCTCGACAATCGGTCAAGTCTGGAAGCCGATCACGTAAATCTCCAAATCTTCTAGAAAGAAGTCTAAATCTCCTGCCAGTCGTCCGAGAGTAA
- a CDS encoding Elongation factor Tu GTP binding domain, translating into MSRNSSTSVSTGGPVLSDPEKIRNIALLAHIDSGKTTLTESILTASSYKSSAGTVDTGSTTTDFLPAERERGITIQSASIPVSWRQWTYNLIDTPGHADFGMEVESASRVIDGAVVLLDAVEGVESQTKGVWNQLDRHQVPTRFMFVNKLDRPGASLSSSISSILGHRLHPSPTLLTLPIASFDQDHYKRGEPGIEGLVDLVKWEVWKWPVTQSAESNHPPERIPLPITESELNSNSIFSYEHPLLKELLSARESLLDNLSLRSPELESALLDAPPEASPYLAVGASQIISSLRSLVARQDILPVFCGAAAKHIGTGLLLDYVGELLASPRDVRLEGAIESGSDVQMLAWKVAWDKRKGWMTFVRVYSGSLTRNVTLVNTATREKERISKILLLYADEPREVDSLPFGSVGVLLGLKHTRTGDTLVAAALDQQSHRQHKSPKGKASLDQPQSSQLAMGSITPPPAVISASVIPQAHADIQPVAEALLSLSRTDPSLRITEDTTEGQTLVHGLGALHLEIAEGRLKEEWGVRASFGKRRVTYREGFVGDAVEVDEVMERDVAGARASAHVRLLVRSLTQEEVEGDSAWGGNIVSSRDGTLLQAPTMASDTTAPVDPTLLGIQTALSASPHTSLALTRAHITILEAPPTSITNPLAAGAATQALRTAIVEAGPGSLMEPFVNVGVRVGEEAVGKVVKDLTECGGEIVDLGLEAINDAEVGVYDTSNVYIPPSIVSPASGVSNASKVGSIGVKRTVHAVAPLSRMLDYSNRLRALSAGTGQFEMASAGFREVNDIRRREILIEIGRA; encoded by the exons ATGTCTAGGAACAGCTCGACATCAGTTTCGACTGGTGGCCCAGTTTTATCCGATCCTGAGAAGATTAGAAATATTGCGCTACTCGCGCATATCG ATTCCGGAAAGACAACTTTAACCGAATCCATTCTTACCGCGTCATCTTACAAGTCTAGTGCTGGCACTGTCGACACAGGCAGCACAACAACCGATTTCCTGCCCGCAGAGCGTGAGCGGGGAATCACAATCCAATCAGCTAGTATCCCAGTCTCTTGGCGCCAATGGACATATAATTTAATTGATACTCCTGGCCATGCCGACTTTGGTATGGAAGTGGAGAGCGCGAGTCGAGTTATTGATGGGGCTGTAGTTCTACTGGATGCAGTCGAGGGTGTTGAAAGCCAGACCAAGGGCGTGTGGAATCAACTGGATAG ACATCAAGTCCCAACGAGATTCATGTTTGTCAATAAACTTGATCGACCCGGTGCTTCATTGTCATCCTCTATTTCATCCATTCTTGGACATCGATTGCATCCCTCTCCAACGCTTCTCACACTTCCTATAGCCTCTTTCGATCAAGATCATTACAAGCGCGGAGAGCCAGGAATAGAGGGACTAGTCGACCTGGTAAAATGGGAGGTCTGGAAATGGCCGGTAACTCAATCCGCTGAATCGAACCACCCTCCCGAGCGCATCCCTCTTCCAATAACAGAGTCTGAATTAAACAGTAACTCCATATTCTCGTACGAGCACCCTTTATTGAAAGAGCTCTTGTCAGCTCGCGAATCACTATTGGATAACTTATCCCTTCGCTCGCCCGAACTTGAATCGGCACTCTTGGACGCCCCACCGGAGGCGTCACCATATCTCGCTGTCGGTGCCTCACAGATCATCTCTAGTCTTCGCTCTTTAGTAGCCAGGCAAGATATCTTACCTGTGTTTTGTGGTGCAGCTGCGAAGCATATTGGTACGGGTTTGCTACTTGACTATGTGGGGGAGCTTTTGGCTAGCCCACGAGACGTACGTCTTGAGGGTGCAATCGAGTCGGGATCTGATGTTCAAATGCTTGCATGGAAGGTTGCATGGGATAAGCGAAAGGGCTGGATGACCTTTGTAAGGGTATACTCTG GCTCTCTGACGAGGAACGTTACACTGGTCAATACTGCCACCCGAGAAAAGGAACGCATATCCAAGATCCTACTTCTCTATGCAGACGAGCCTCGCGAAGTTGACTCGCTACCATTCGGGTCTGTTGGCGTGCTCCTGGGTTTGAAGCATACGCGTACAGGGGATACGCTTGTTGCCGCTGCGCTAGATCAGCAATCTCACCGGCAGCACAAGTCACCCAAAGGCAAAGCGTCACTTGACCAACCCCAATCCAGCCAACTGGCCATGGGGTCAATTACCCCGCCCCCAGCCGTGATTTCTGCTTCAGTTATCCCTCAAGCACATGCGGATATTCAACCTGTAGCCGAGGCCCTGCTTTCGCTATCGCGCACTGACCCATCACTCCGAATCACAGAGGACACGACAGAGGGCCAAACACTCGTACACGGCTTGGGAGCACTACACCTCGAAATAGCAGAAGGAAGACTCAAGGAAGAATGGGGCGTACGCGCGTCGTTTGGCAAGCGGCGGGTAACTTATAGGGAAGGTTTTGTAGGGGACGCAGTTGAGGTGGACGAAGTGATGGAGAGGGATGTGGCGGGGGCCAGAGCCTCTGCTCACGTGAGATTACTCGTGCGAAGTTTGACTCAGGAAGAAGTTGAAGGGGATTCCGCATGGGGAGGAAACATTGTTAGCTCTCGGGATGGCACGCTCTTACAGGCGCCCACTATGGCTTCCGATACAACTGCGCCTGTCGATCCCACACTGCTTGGCATTCAAACCGCACTATCCGCGTCACCACATACCTCCCTCGCACTAACTCGGGCGCATATCACCATCCTCGAAGCACCCCCGACCAGCATAACGAATCCCCTTGCAGCAGGGGCAGCTACTCAGGCACTTCGAACAGCGATTGTGGAAGCCGGGCCCGGATCTTTAATGGAACCCTTCGTCAATGTTGGTGTAAGAGTAGGAGAAGAAGCTGTTGGGAAAGTCGTCAAAGACCTGACCGAATGCGGTGGAGAGATTGTCGACTTGGGTCTCGAAGCCATCAACGACGCAGAAGTGGGCGTCTACGACACATCCAACGTATATATCCCCCCATCGATCGTAAGCCCTGCATCGGGGGTGTCCAATGCATCTAAAGTTGGCAGCATCGGGGTGAAACGTACAGTTCATGCGGTAGCTCCTCTTAGCCGAATGTTGGATTACTCGAACCGACTCCGAGCGCTCTCGGCGGGGACAGGGCAATTTGAGATGGCTAGCGCAGGTTTTAGGGAAGTTAATGACATACGACGAAGGGAAATTCTTATTGAGATTGGACGTgcttga
- a CDS encoding alpha/beta hydrolase family protein: protein MNNFREFTWETRSGATVYCKYRSSSNPDAARRPILLLLHGYPQNHLMWNEFVKGLPDDFHLVVPDLPGYGQSIKKPSPDGSHRSHSKKEWSQDIIETIQQIPTPRDGNSTPKIIAFGHDRGARLSYRMALEAPGTVVGIAVLDIVPTPFMWSRMSLGESRHDETKKSHHWVFLASPAPLPETLISAQADFYYTYTIKSWTGSSALAIIDKTNTIAGWQKDSIAPFLTNDEAAHRRITAACEDYRAGSTVDIEDDLASGIDPATFERNKQDSVITEPRIPVFSVPVLVLSSTHLRRRFPVDEIWGSLCARDGLTCAQVGDEGTGHFFVNEATEETLGASVPWLSQFK, encoded by the exons ATGAACAATTTTCGAGAATTTACTTGGGAGACACGCTCTGGTGCTACAGTATACTGTAAATATAGGTCCAGTTCAAACCCAGATGCTGCTCGTAGACCTATACTGCTACTCCTTCACGGATACCCTCAGAATCACCTAATGTGGAATGAGTTTGTCAAAGGTCTACCGGACGACTTTCATCTGGTTGTACCAGATCTCCCAGG TTACGGCCAAAGCATTAAGAAGCCTTCGCCGGATGGCTCCCACCGTTCACATTCCAAGAAAGAATGGAGCCAAGATATTATTGAAACGATCCAACAGATCCCCACCCCACGAGATGGTAACTCGACCCCTAAAATCATAGCCTTTGGCCACGATCGGGGCGCGCGCTTGTCTTATCGAATGGCTCTTGAAGCTCCAGGGACGGTTGTCGGCATAGCCGTACTGGATATCGTCCCTACACCGTTCATGTGGTCCCGCATGTCCCTTGGCGAATCACGACACGATGAAACCAAGAAAAGCCATCACTGG GTGTTCTTAGCATCCCCTGCCCCACTACCTGAGACACTTATCTCAGCTCAGGCTGATTTCTATTACACCTACACCATAAAAAGCTGGACCGGCTCCAGCGCACTGGCCATCATCGATAAGACTAACACGATCGCAGGGTGGCAGAAAGATTCCATTGCGCCTTTTTTAACAAACGACGAGGCGGCCCATCGCCGCATTACCGCCGCATGCGAAGAC TATAGGGCAGGATCGACTGTGGACATTGAAGACGACTTGGCTTCGGGGATTGATCCCGCGACTTTTGAGCGTAATAAACAAGATTCAGTTATCACCGAGCCACGTATACCCGTGTTCTCCGTCCCTGTGCTCGTGCTCTCTTCCACGCACCTACGTCGGCGGTTTCCTGTGGACGAAATTTGGGGTTCGCTTTGTGCAAGAGATGGGCTGACATGTGCTCAAGTTGGAGACGAAGGCACAGGCCACTTCTTCGTCAACGAGGCGACGGAGGAGACGTTGGGTGCTTCAGTCCCTTGGCTTTCCCAGTTCAAGTGA
- a CDS encoding eukaryotic translation initiation factor 4G translates to MSYGGGYGGQRHGGGGRGRRGGGGGGPRHHHPPPERPEVKIKRAIIKFGDSDDPTPVDELSKAAEYLRDKLPADAICEEPHKIPYYATLLAIVSSGTSQEDSGASGAANLTRPVLEDLFKAFQSSLDALSWRDIRFFTLFFAHLTNLGMINTASVVALLQSYAAVLDEPGVSQIRATNASRCIGEGLIRAGSSLNSSHSSAVTDLVAAIRTYHDSISDAARALYHPLPSLTLSSTPAQSEKTHELLGSLIISLDLLAQDNWALPICIPQPETESTVIPQILRLAAEDRMDVPSVLVPPEVEGEEKVGVEETGVEWWIRMYDDELTPSPATPLGYTLRTLFVDMINIYEVNRKEGARILMEVHRWLSLGTFRPEGDREATGIILQNCLIEAVLSQLFHLPRSTLKLMYHAALINELCKLSPQTVGPAVGKSFRKMYSLLSNPDPVEAGAAGLDTRLAHLFAEWFALHMSNFGFAWVWKEWVPDLELPEYHPKRGLMRRVVDYETRLAYYDRIVKTLPGPMVEPDAGVIPGQAPGPVYAYESPGRCRFARYGQRPRESDEVTAHCLKLSRSVPVQHMVMQSLLHVGSRSFSHFLNAVERYLPLLRGEAGSSAATNEKNREKARVILCAAGEYWERNQQMVGVVFDKLMQYQIIEPSDVIEYAFELGTKTGETPGLSCERWLLVEAALNKANGRVVSAKRKVVTLNKDEEERRARAIANAGGIGMDVDGDAQPAEPDMPTSQSLVSAQKALETLTKDQKKAFQCAITGFVNTLTKAGVPALAPAGAWGRVEWNAWETWCWYRQFCRAYVPQLRMFTNALDADRETEVGVLMAKTWDTALGWES, encoded by the exons ATGAGCTACGGAGGAGGATATGGCGGTCAACGACACGGCGGGGGCGGAAGAGGTCGCCGCGGAGGAGGCGGAG GCGGCCCTCGGCATCATCACCCGCCTCCAGAGCGTCCAGAGGTTAAAATTAAGCGGGCTATCATCAAGTTTGGTGACTCTGAT GATCCAACACCGGTGGACGAGCTCTCAAAGGCAGCAGAATACCTTCGAGACAAACTTCCTGCCGATGC gatttgtgaaGAGCCTCATAAAATTCCTTATTACGCCACGCTTCTTGCCATCGTATCCTCTGGTACTTCGCAAGAAGATTCTGGCGCTTCTGGCGCGGCAAATCTTACACGGCCTGTACTTGAAGACCTTTTTAAAGCATTCCAATCGTCATTGGATGCATTATCATGGAGAGACATCAGATTCTTT ACTCTGTTCTTCGCTCATTTGACGAATTTGGGAATGATCAATACTGCGTCTGTTGTTGCATTGTTACAATCATATGCTGCAGTTCTCGATGAGCCTGGTGTATCCCAAATTCGGGCGACAAACGCCTCGCGTTGTATCGGTGAAGGCCTCATTCGG GCCGGATCTTCTCTCAACTCTTCCCACAGCTCTGCAGTGACAGACTTGGTGGCCGCCATTCGTACCTACCATGACTCAATATCCGATGCTGCACGCGCATTGTACCACCCACTTCCATCTCTTACACTCTCCAGCACCCCAGCTCAGTCCGAAAAAACACACGAGCTTCTGGGCTCATTAATCATCTCGCTCGATTTGCTGGCACAAGATAATTGGGCGCTCCCCATATGCATCCCTCAACCTGAAACGGAATCCACCGTCATCCCGCAAATCTTGCGGCTTGCGGCTGAGGACAGGATGGATGTCCCTTCGGTCCTCGTTCCTCCCGAGGTTGAAGGAGAGGAGAAAGTAGGAGTCGAAGAGACTGGCGTTGAGTGGTGGATTAGGATGTATGATGATGAG CTTACTCCTTCGCCTGCAACTCCATTGGGATACACCTTGCGAACGCTATTTGTTGATATGATCAATATATACGAAGTCAACCGCAAAGAGGGTGCTCGTATCCTTATGGAGGTTCATCGATGGCTATCCCTTGGTACTTTCCGTCCAGAGGGTGATCGGGAAGCGACTGGCATCATCCTTCAGAATTGTTTGATCGAG GCTGTTTTATCTCAACTTTTCCACCTTCCTCGTTCAACATTGAAGCTCATGTACCACGCAGCCCTCATTAACGAGCTGTGTAAGCTCTCTCCACAAACGGTCGGCCCCGCGGTGGGAAAAAGCTTCCGGAAAATGTATTCTTTACTGTCCAACCCCGACCCGGTGGAAGCCGGCGCGGCTGGACTCGACACCCGGCTGGCGCACTTGTTTGCTGAATGGTTTGCTCTACATATGAGTAATTTCGGGTTTGCATGGGTATGGAAAGAGTG GGTTCCCGACCTAGAATTGCCCGAGTATCACCCCAAGCGCGGCCTGATGCGCCGTGTGGTCGATTACGAAACTCGCCTAGCGTATTATGACCGCATAGTCAAGACACTCCCTGGGCCTATGGTAGAGCCCGATGCAGGCGTGATCCCCGGACAGGCTCCTGGGCCCGTATACGCTTACGAGAGCCCCG GACGCTGCAGATTTGCTCGCTATGGTCAAAGACCGCGCGAAAGCGATGAAGTGACtgcccactgccttaagctcTCCCGCTCAGTCCCCGTCCAGCATATGGTTATGCAATCACTCCTTCACGTCGGCTCGCGTTCGTTCAGTCACTTCCTCAACGCTGTGGAGCGCTATCTGCCACTTTTGCGTGGAGAAGCCGGCTCGAGCGCTGCAACGAACGAGAAGAACAGAGAAAAGGCTCGGGTTATCCTGTGTGCTGCTGGGGAATACTGGGAAAGGAACCAACAGATGGTCGGCGTCGTTTTCGACAAGTTGATGCAGTACCAGATTATCGAACCGAGCGATGTTATCGAGTATGCGTTTGAGCTAGGTACAAAGACGGGTGAAACACCTGGCTTGAGCTGCGAGCGTTGGTTGCTGGTCGAGGCAGCATTAAACAAGGCAAACGGGCGTGTAGTCAGCGCAAAGCGCAAGGTCGTTACGTTGAAcaaggacgaggaggaacgACGTGCTCGGGCGATCGCGAATGCCGGAGGGATTGGAATGGATGTTGACGGCGATGCGCAACCGG CTGAGCCCGATATGCCGACCTCTCAGAGTCTGGTGTCTGCCCAAAAGGCGCTCGAAACCCTTACCAAAGACCAAAAGAAGGCCTTCCAGTGTGCTATCACCGGGTTTGTTAATACACTTACCAAGGCTGGTGTCCCAGCGTTAGCACCGGCAGGCGCATGGGGCCGAGTGGAGTGGAACGCTTGGGAGACTTGGTGCTGGTACCGTCAATTCTGTAGAGCA TATGTGCCACAATTACGGATGTTTACCAATGCACTCGACGCGGATAGAGAAACCGAAGTAGGAGTATTGATGGCGAAGACCTGGGATACGGCGTTGGGATGGGAGAGCTAG
- a CDS encoding PfkB family carbohydrate kinase, which translates to MVATTPIAPNLPGANQAVSVAASGSAVEFAGSVGSDGAWLKEFLKERGVGTDLMLVHPGKPSGRAIIQTTPEGENAIFLFPGTNHASYPADSPALQPYHTHLLLQNEILLSDTVETLSAAYQQGIVSIFNPSPMLSPEELRLFPWEKLSILVVNQGEARSLLDALGKQNQKLADSEGKVILDALYALPTLSGLSGIVVTLGGSGAVASFSTPSRRETIQLPAAQVKVIDTTGAGDTFLGYLCGSLMRVSGKTWDISQLKEALKRSIVAASLSTERPGAMSSIPSNLEVETQLATYHSYQHGIKNWRSQAVSPNSNYHIAAASQVICSPVSLSEGTRMAYVRGYHNAHMGGPHAQAYPPANHYPQAYYQQQPQQPQPFPDNIRDPVAFHHMFNEQLSTLTFNSKAIIQHLGYISKLYANSPMAPVIAESIERQIHKVPAAIKLPPFYLLDSIAKNIGQPYISYFTNFIVRLFLDTYHAVDAPTRGKMEEMLVTWRTAQYGRELFGQNVQLAIERGVWGSGAADTRSGPGPSRQQTKPNINQVLLELDVTLSSKERMLAANPNDRETASHIDVLVQLRSLVQSRTASDEELAAILTQLRSLAKSSAAAQPLPPPPVPAPAPAPHYPYQQQQASAPPPAPAPTPASYYQKPPSHTSTPLAPAPAPSFDLAALLKTASAASTPTPPNPVETPKPPAAAPIIPSDLLKNLISAANDCEGETGRVWKTEDYDETILGVDIQLTAASIQRERPQMANLLYNRLPLQCKQCALRFPAGEAGKKSMEDHLDLHFKQNRKARENTGRGHSRSWFVSRNDWIHGARDAGESVTTVKAQAAAAEERLAKLRESYVVVPPGEEAKPALCPICKESIKSEYLEDDEEWVWRNAVNVKGQIYHATCFDEAGQVGSLASRLRLEMGATGGHSRSRSLTPERLPASPLTRSPGGTIRVAGVKRKAEDEVNVKIEPGLSPKRIAV; encoded by the exons ATGGTCGCCACGACGCCGATCGCGCCAAACCTCCCAGGTGCCAACCAAGCTGTGTCGGTCGCGGCCTCGGGATCTGCGGTGGAGTTTGCTGGTTCGGTAGGCAGTGATGGGGCTTGGCTCAAA GAGTTCCTCAAGGAACGCGGCGTTGGGACCGATTTGATGCTGGTTCATCCAGGGAAACCTAGTGGAAGGGCAATTATTCAAACTACGCCTGAAGGAGAA AACGCGATATTTCTCTTCCCCGGGACCAACCACGCTTCGTACCCTGCCGATTCACCAGCTCTGCAGCCATATCATACCCATCTGCTTCTTCAGAACGAAATCTTGCTGTCAGATACGGTTGAAACTCTAAGTGCCGCATATCAACAAGGCATTGTTTCAATATTTAACCCCTCCCCGATGTTGTCGCCAGAAGAGCTGCGTTTATTCCCCTGGGAGAAGCTTTCGATTCTCGTGGTTAACCAAGGAGAAGCAAGGTCGCTACTCGACGCCCTCGGGAAGCAGAATCAGAAGCTGGCCGATTCTGAGGGCAAAGTGATACTCGACGCCCTCTACGCTTTACCTACGCTTTCCGGTCTCTCCGGCATTGTTGTGACATTGGGCGGAAGCGGCGCAGTTGCAAGTTTCTCGACGCCTAGTCGCCGGGAAACTATTCAGCTTCCGGCAGCGCAAGTAAAAGTAATTG ATACCACCGGGGCTGGGGATACATTTCTTGGCTACTTATGCG GTTCGCTAATGCGAGTTTCTGGAAAAACTTGGGACATAAGCCAGCTTAAAGAAGCCCTTAAGCGGAGCATCGTCGCAGCTAGCCTGTCGACAGAGCGACCGGGAGCGATGAGTAGCATTCCGTCGAACCTTGAAGTTGAAACCCAGCTTGCAACCTACCACAGCTA TCAGCATGGTATCAAGAACTGGCGTTCCCAAGCTGTGTCACCCAACAGCAACTACCACATCGCGGCTGCAAGCCAAGTCATCTGTTCTCCAGTCTCTCTGTCCGAAGGCACG AGGATGGCCTACGTTCGGGGGTATCATAACGCACATATGGGAGGTCCCCATGCCCAGGCTTACCCTCCTGCAAATCACTATCCGCAGGCCTATTATCAGCAGCAACCGCAGCAGCCACAACCGTTTCCCGACAACATCCGAGATCCAGTCGCTTTCCACCACATGTTCAATGAGCAGCTGTCAACACTGACATTCAACTCCAAGGCGATCATCCAACATCTCGGCTATATATCGAAGCTTTACGCCAACTCCCCTATGGCCCCTGTCATCGCCGAATCCATCGAGCGACAAATACACAAG GTTCCAGCTGCCATCAAGCTGCCACCCTTTTATCTTCTGGACTCCATCGCGAAGAATATTGGGCAGCCTTATATATCGTATTTTACCAATTTTATCGTCCGTTTGTTCTTAGATACGTACCATGCTGTCGATGCCCCGACTCGTGGCAAGATGGAAGAAATGCTGGTCACATGGAGGACTGCCCAATATGGCAGGGAGCTCTTTGGTCAGAATGTTCAACTAGCTATCGAGCGCGGTGTCTGGGGCAGTGGCGCCGCCGATACACGCAGTGGGCCGGGTCCCTCCAGG CAACAGACCAAGCCAAACATCAACCAAGTCCTACTCGAGCTCGATGTCACATTGAGCAGCAAGGAGCGCATGCTCGCCGCCAATCCGAATGACCGAGAAACAGCATCGCACATTGATGTCTTGGTACAG CTGCGTAGCCTTGTGCAAAGTCGCACCGCCTCCGACGAAGAATTGGCCGCCATCCTTACTCAACTTCGCAGCCTCGCCAAGTCATCCGCAGCAGCTCAGCCTCTACCCCCACCTCCAGTACCTGCACCGGCCCCTGCGCCTCACTACCCGTATCAACAACAGCAAGCATCGGCGccaccaccagcaccagccCCGACACCGGCGTCATACTATCAGAAGCCACCGTCTCATACATCAACACCATTAGCTCCCGCTCCCGCGCCGAGTTTCGACCTTGCGGCCTTGTTGAAGACGGCTTCAGCAGCATCAACACCGACACCTCCGAACCCTGTGGAAACACCCAAGCCGCCAGCTGCAGCACCAATTATTCCAAGCGACCTTTTGAAGAATCTGATTAGTGCAG CCAACGACTGCGAAGGAGAAACAGGCCGTGTCTGGAAGACCGAGGATTATGATGAGACCATTTTAGGAGTAGATATTCAACTGACTGCAGCGAGTATCCAAAG AGAGCGTCCTCAAATGGCAAACCTGTTATATAATCGTCTTCCATTACAATGCAAACAGTGCGCTTTGCGCTTCCCTGCGGGCGAAGCCGGAAAGAAGAGTATGGAGGACCATCTTGATTTACATTTCAAGCAAAACCGCAAGGCAAGAGAAAACACCGGACGTGGCCATAGCCGCAGTTGGTTCGTTTCGCGTAAT GACTGGATACATGGCGCTAGAGATGCGGGTGAGAGCGTGACGACCGTCAAGGCACAGGCTGCTGCGGCAGAGGAGCGATTAGCCAAGTTGCGTGAATCGTATGTAGTTGTTCCACCTGGCGAGGAGGCCAAGCCTGCGTTGTGCCCAATATGCAAAGAATCAATTAAGTCCGAGTACCTCGAAGATGACGAGGAGTGGGTGTGGCGAAATGCGGTCAACGTCAAGGGTCAG ATCTACCACGCAACATGTTTTGACGAAGCGGGGCAAGTTGGCTCTCTCGCGTCACGGTTGCGGCTTGAGATGGGTGCTACAGGCGGACACAGTCGCAGTAGATCACTAACCCCAGAGCGATTACCGGCTTCCCCTTTGACACGTAGTCCAGGCGGTACAATCAGAGTTGCCGGTGTAAAGCGTAAAGCCGAAGACGAGGTGAACGTTAAAATCGAACCTGGCTTGTCACCTAAACGTATCGCAGTATGA
- a CDS encoding ribosomal protein L6, translating into MRDVLSTEELTIPEGVTVAIKSRLINVEGPRGKLVKNVRHVNMDIQLVKSSKENQVTLAVWQGGRKHVACLRTIKSLIENMITGVTKGFRYKMRAVYAHFPINCIIQDGGKKVEIRNFLGEKLVRHVAMLDGVTISESKAQKDELILEGNDVQNVSQSAASIQGTCRVRNKDIRKFLDGVYVSHRGTLDEE; encoded by the exons ATGCGCGACGTCCTTTCCACTGAGGAGCTCACCATCCCTGAGGGCGTTACCGTCGCTATCAAGTCGCGCCTGATCAACGTCGAGGGTCCTCGTGGCAAGCTCGTCAAAAACGTCCGTCATGTTAACATGGACATCCAGCTCGTCAAGAGCAGCAAAGAGAACCAAGTCACGCTTGCAGTATGGCAAGGTGGACGCAAGCACGTTGCGTGCTTGAGGACGATCAAGAGCTTGATCGAGAACATGATCACTGGTGTCACCAAG GGTTTCCGCTACAAGATGCGTGCGGTCTATGCCCATTTCCCTATCAACTGCATCATCCAGGACGGTGGAAAGAAGGTCGAGATCAGGAACTTCTTGGGCGAGAAG CTTGTCAGGCATGTCGCTATGCTTGACGGTGTTACTATCAGCGAGTCCAAGGCGCAAAAGGACGAACTTATCCTTGAGGGCAACGACGTCCAGAACGTCTCCCAATCTG CTGCGTCGATCCAGGGGACCTGCCGAGTACGCAACAAGGATATCCGAAAATTCTTGGATG GTGTCTACGTCTCCCACAGGGGAACCTTGGACGAGGAGTAA